One segment of Chroococcidiopsis sp. TS-821 DNA contains the following:
- a CDS encoding YdiU family protein encodes MNLADTNPFLALNYEPALESLGNDYFDRVVAAEFPTHILRFRNDALLSLLKLDPQAVTDEHFIEAFGKFQGREPLLALRYHGYQFGQYNPYLGDGRGFLYGQVRGTDGELYDFGTKGSGTTPYSRSADGRLTLKGGVREVLAAEALHHMGVRTSRCLSLIETGEALWRGDEPSPTRSSVMVRFSRSHIRFGTFERLYYIERPDLIQKLLSHVIEYYYPAMWGQADQYSLFYAELVKRVAELTAQWMAAGFCHGVLNTDNMSITGESFDYGPYAFIPSYDPLFTAAYFDYYRRYCYGRQPSVCKFNLELLQEPLQAVISPEDMEVGLSMFDEHYHIEYSRLMLKKLGFSQLSVTEGEELVQTTIQLLQETQVGYHDFFEKLTQNFSPKWREDANSILDTLDLPWDTSSELLKKWRNLYHKHLTKLPQSEAANISKQLQQSNPKIALLRSVIESVWEPIAQEDNWQPFYDLLRQLTSSNIT; translated from the coding sequence ATGAACTTAGCTGACACTAACCCCTTCCTCGCACTCAACTACGAACCTGCCTTAGAATCTTTAGGTAACGATTACTTCGATCGAGTTGTCGCGGCGGAATTTCCGACACATATTCTTCGCTTTCGCAACGATGCGTTACTTTCACTACTAAAACTCGATCCACAAGCGGTTACAGACGAACACTTTATCGAAGCTTTTGGTAAATTCCAAGGACGCGAACCGTTACTAGCCTTGCGCTATCACGGCTACCAGTTTGGGCAATATAATCCGTATTTAGGAGATGGCAGAGGATTTCTCTACGGACAAGTACGCGGTACAGATGGCGAACTTTACGACTTTGGTACTAAGGGTTCAGGAACAACGCCTTACTCGCGCAGTGCTGATGGTAGATTAACACTCAAAGGTGGCGTGCGCGAAGTTCTAGCTGCTGAAGCTTTGCATCACATGGGCGTGCGTACGAGTCGCTGTCTTAGTTTGATTGAAACAGGAGAAGCATTGTGGCGCGGTGATGAACCCTCTCCAACGCGATCGTCGGTGATGGTACGTTTTAGCCGATCGCACATTCGTTTTGGCACTTTCGAGCGACTCTACTATATCGAACGTCCAGATTTAATTCAAAAGTTACTCAGTCACGTTATCGAATACTACTATCCCGCAATGTGGGGTCAAGCCGATCAATACTCGCTATTCTATGCAGAACTTGTCAAACGTGTCGCTGAACTCACCGCCCAGTGGATGGCAGCAGGTTTCTGTCACGGAGTGCTAAATACCGATAATATGTCAATCACGGGAGAAAGCTTTGATTATGGTCCTTATGCTTTCATTCCCTCCTACGATCCGCTATTTACAGCAGCATATTTTGATTACTATCGTCGCTACTGTTACGGCAGACAACCGAGTGTTTGTAAATTTAATTTAGAGCTTCTACAAGAACCCTTACAAGCTGTTATTTCTCCTGAAGATATGGAAGTAGGCTTGTCTATGTTTGACGAGCATTACCATATAGAATACAGCCGATTAATGTTAAAAAAACTAGGTTTTTCTCAGTTATCTGTTACAGAAGGAGAAGAACTTGTCCAAACAACAATTCAACTATTACAAGAAACACAAGTAGGCTATCACGACTTTTTTGAGAAACTAACACAAAACTTTTCACCAAAATGGCGAGAAGATGCTAATTCAATTTTAGACACATTAGATTTACCCTGGGATACCTCCTCTGAATTACTAAAAAAATGGCGTAACTTGTATCATAAACACTTGACAAAACTCCCTCAATCTGAAGCAGCAAACATATCAAAACAGCTTCAACAAAGTAATCCCAAAATTGCCTTACTCCGATCAGTCATCGAATCAGTTTGGGAACCAATCGCCCAAGAAGACAACTGGCAACCATTTTACGATTTATTAAGACAACTCACGAGTAGCAATATCACCTGA
- a CDS encoding acyltransferase: MSQNQLKEEIEFPGLPLAVYREIAAHLQQVDGVETGLYPAAYQQFDYKHSQIGGLWIQYNQRANSVSRQRVAQILAYYQNRYGAFRKINSAIEQ; this comes from the coding sequence ATGAGTCAGAATCAACTGAAGGAAGAAATTGAATTTCCTGGACTGCCGTTAGCCGTTTATCGAGAAATTGCCGCGCATTTGCAGCAGGTGGATGGAGTCGAGACAGGTCTGTATCCAGCAGCTTATCAGCAGTTTGACTACAAACACAGTCAAATCGGGGGGCTGTGGATTCAATATAACCAACGCGCTAATTCCGTAAGTCGCCAACGAGTCGCGCAAATTTTGGCATACTATCAGAATCGTTACGGTGCATTTAGAAAAATCAATTCTGCCATCGAGCAGTAA
- the hisS gene encoding histidine--tRNA ligase, producing MGEIQALRGTRDILPEEVGYWQKVEATARDILFKAAYREIRTPIFEQTELFERGIGEATDVVGKEMYTFRDRGDRSITLRPEGTAGVVRSLIEHSLYTQGGVQRLWYAGPMFRYERPQAGRQRQFHQLGVEVLGSADPRADVEVIAIATNILQTLGLKNLHLDINSVGNLEDRNAYRQALVDYLTPYKDELDPDSQERLSRNPLRILDSKDKRTQEIAQNAPSILDHLGAYSRQHFDKVQQLLADLGISYQLNPRLVRGLDYYTHTAFEIQSDDLGAQATVCGGGRYDGLVAQLGGPETPAVGWAIGLERLILLLQQLQEPAVSSIDFYVVSRGEAAEAQALVLAQKLRQAGFSVDLDLSGSAFKKQFARADRSGAIACLILGDEEAANHTVKLKWMASKEQSAIPQTELLANIEELRSQLTRGKQKSE from the coding sequence ATGGGCGAAATTCAGGCATTACGTGGAACGCGAGATATATTGCCAGAGGAAGTTGGGTACTGGCAAAAGGTAGAAGCGACAGCGCGGGATATTCTTTTTAAAGCAGCGTATCGCGAAATTCGCACCCCCATTTTTGAGCAAACCGAGTTGTTTGAGCGGGGTATCGGCGAAGCAACTGATGTAGTAGGGAAAGAAATGTATACATTCCGCGACCGCGGCGATCGCTCGATTACGTTACGCCCTGAGGGAACAGCAGGTGTCGTGCGATCGCTGATCGAACACAGTTTGTATACGCAAGGCGGCGTACAGCGGTTGTGGTACGCAGGTCCTATGTTTCGCTACGAACGTCCGCAAGCAGGAAGACAGCGGCAATTTCATCAATTAGGCGTGGAAGTTTTGGGAAGTGCCGATCCGCGAGCCGATGTTGAGGTCATTGCGATCGCCACCAACATTCTTCAAACTTTGGGATTGAAAAATCTTCACCTCGATATCAACTCTGTGGGTAATCTTGAAGATCGCAACGCCTATCGCCAAGCGCTAGTAGACTACTTAACGCCGTATAAAGACGAACTCGATCCTGATTCGCAAGAGCGTTTGAGTCGCAATCCCTTACGGATTTTGGATAGTAAAGACAAACGCACGCAAGAAATTGCTCAAAATGCACCGAGTATTCTGGATCATCTTGGTGCATACTCGCGACAGCACTTTGACAAAGTACAGCAGCTACTCGCCGATTTGGGTATTAGTTACCAACTCAACCCCCGATTAGTACGCGGACTCGACTACTATACGCACACAGCATTTGAAATTCAATCAGATGACTTGGGCGCGCAAGCAACGGTTTGTGGTGGCGGGCGTTATGATGGTTTGGTTGCGCAATTGGGTGGTCCTGAAACTCCTGCTGTTGGTTGGGCAATTGGTTTAGAGCGCTTGATTTTATTACTTCAACAACTACAGGAACCTGCGGTATCAAGCATTGATTTTTATGTTGTTTCGCGCGGGGAGGCAGCCGAAGCACAGGCGCTTGTTCTAGCACAGAAGTTGCGGCAAGCAGGGTTTAGTGTTGATTTAGACTTAAGTGGGAGTGCTTTTAAGAAACAGTTTGCTAGAGCAGATCGCAGTGGGGCGATCGCGTGTCTCATCTTAGGCGACGAAGAAGCTGCAAACCACACCGTTAAACTCAAGTGGATGGCTTCAAAAGAACAAAGTGCGATTCCCCAAACTGAATTACTTGCCAATATTGAAGAACTACGCAGCCAGCTGACTAGGGGTAAGCAAAAGAGTGAATAG
- a CDS encoding GNAT family N-acetyltransferase, which produces MEVRIEPYEAHQLDAVIRLSLQAWAPVFDSIEQMMDFDVYRELYPDWRVSQRQAVEGVCAAEDTPVWVAIAAGAVLGFVAVKLDVEPNVGEIYMLAVDPEFQGRGIGSALIKFALNWMTGAGMSVAMVATGGDPGHAPARRTYEKLGFRILPLAQYYKKL; this is translated from the coding sequence ATGGAAGTACGGATTGAACCTTACGAGGCGCATCAACTTGATGCAGTTATTCGTCTTTCGCTACAAGCATGGGCACCAGTCTTTGATTCAATTGAGCAAATGATGGATTTTGACGTTTATCGAGAACTTTATCCCGATTGGCGTGTGAGCCAGCGTCAAGCTGTCGAAGGTGTCTGTGCTGCTGAGGACACTCCTGTATGGGTTGCGATCGCTGCTGGTGCAGTCTTGGGTTTTGTTGCGGTGAAACTAGATGTCGAACCCAACGTGGGTGAAATCTACATGCTCGCTGTCGATCCCGAATTTCAGGGTCGCGGTATTGGCTCTGCTTTAATAAAATTTGCACTTAATTGGATGACAGGTGCAGGCATGTCGGTCGCGATGGTAGCAACGGGTGGCGATCCTGGTCATGCTCCAGCACGTCGCACCTATGAAAAGCTAGGTTTTAGGATATTGCCACTTGCCCAGTACTACAAAAAGCTCTAG
- the gyrA gene encoding DNA gyrase subunit A translates to MAKQLNLLSQGQVIPTALHTEMQRSYLEYAMSVIVGRALPDVRDGLKPVHRRILYAMHELGLTPDRPYRKCARVVGDVLGKYHPHGDQAVYDALVRLVQDFSSRYPLLAGHGNFGSVDNDPPAAMRYTETRLAPISHEALLAEIGEETIEFISNFDNSQQEPVVLPAQLPLLLLNGCAGIAVGMATNIPPHNLGELVDGLIALIDQPELSDEKLFELIPGPDFPTGGEIIGTAGIREAYSTGRGSMTLRGVAQIEEVAGGRGSKQRRTAIVVTELPFQVNKAGWIEKVAELVNQGRLEGIADIRDESDRTGMRVVIELKRDNNPQEVLQHLYHQTALQVNFGAILLALVDGQPRQLSLRQLLQEFLKFREETLNRRYKHQLHQAESRIHIVSGLLRALSHLDDVIAILRQASDGSTAKMTLQSRFDLTDSQADAILAMPLRRLTSLEQENLKKEFEALNAQIQELQKLLNDRRELLKALKKDLRSLKRKFGDARRTKLAHDVQPITEKKAGEKKSQSKPQALPLDVQPVEEVVLEFTQRGYVKRSANGQRASRKSKAENGNSEYDCVIQTQTAKTDQTLLVLTSSGKVFPVQVGEIPASVRGEKRGSPLIGLLPNSAATETVVSQFLLPDDPENTQLVLLTKLGKIKRLAMTEFLSITNRGLTIVKFKDDDELLSALVVQPEQNLVLATVGGRLLRFPVNDEQLPIMGRTAVGLQALRLRKQEKLVGGVALNNLGDNVLLVSQSGLAKRVSASTLRQGNRGDIGTQAIQFTSKSDALAGMVLATEEVALVTSTQRVVRIPVNQVTVRGKDGAGDRIAELNPGEKVIEVVAID, encoded by the coding sequence ATGGCGAAACAATTAAACCTTCTCTCGCAGGGACAGGTCATTCCCACGGCTTTGCATACAGAAATGCAAAGGTCATACCTTGAATACGCCATGAGTGTTATTGTCGGGCGAGCATTACCGGACGTACGTGATGGATTAAAGCCAGTTCACCGCCGGATTTTGTATGCAATGCACGAACTAGGGTTAACTCCCGATCGCCCTTATCGTAAATGCGCGCGTGTTGTCGGAGACGTACTAGGTAAATATCATCCGCACGGCGACCAAGCAGTGTACGATGCCTTAGTACGACTAGTACAAGACTTTTCGAGTCGCTATCCTTTACTCGCAGGTCACGGTAACTTTGGTTCGGTCGATAACGATCCGCCAGCCGCGATGCGTTATACCGAAACTCGCTTAGCTCCAATTAGCCATGAAGCATTATTAGCCGAAATTGGCGAAGAAACGATTGAATTTATCAGTAACTTCGATAACTCCCAGCAAGAACCTGTGGTTTTACCCGCGCAGTTACCGTTGCTGCTGTTAAATGGTTGTGCGGGAATTGCAGTAGGGATGGCAACGAATATTCCGCCGCATAACTTGGGCGAACTCGTTGATGGCTTGATTGCGCTGATCGATCAGCCAGAATTATCCGATGAAAAATTATTTGAACTCATTCCTGGACCTGACTTTCCTACAGGAGGCGAAATTATCGGTACAGCAGGCATTCGCGAAGCCTACAGCACTGGTCGCGGAAGTATGACGCTACGGGGAGTCGCCCAAATCGAAGAAGTGGCTGGAGGACGTGGCAGTAAGCAGCGACGTACAGCAATTGTCGTGACTGAGTTGCCGTTTCAAGTGAATAAGGCGGGTTGGATTGAAAAAGTTGCCGAGTTAGTGAACCAAGGGCGCTTGGAGGGTATTGCCGATATTCGCGATGAAAGCGATCGCACCGGAATGCGCGTCGTCATTGAACTCAAGCGCGACAACAATCCGCAAGAGGTGTTGCAGCACCTGTATCATCAAACTGCGCTACAAGTGAACTTTGGGGCAATTTTATTAGCACTTGTCGATGGACAACCTCGTCAGTTAAGTTTACGGCAACTTTTACAAGAATTTCTTAAGTTTCGCGAAGAAACTCTCAATCGCCGCTACAAGCATCAGTTACATCAAGCCGAAAGTCGCATTCATATTGTTTCCGGTTTGCTGCGGGCGCTGTCGCATCTTGATGATGTCATTGCCATTTTACGTCAGGCGAGTGATGGTAGTACTGCCAAAATGACTTTACAAAGTCGATTTGATTTGACTGACAGCCAAGCGGACGCTATTTTAGCAATGCCTCTGCGTCGCTTGACAAGTTTAGAACAGGAGAACCTGAAAAAAGAATTTGAAGCGTTAAACGCACAAATTCAAGAATTACAAAAACTCCTCAACGATCGCCGCGAGTTGCTCAAAGCGCTCAAAAAAGATTTGCGATCGCTCAAGCGCAAGTTTGGCGATGCGCGACGGACAAAATTAGCGCATGATGTACAACCCATCACCGAGAAAAAGGCGGGAGAAAAAAAATCGCAATCGAAACCTCAAGCCTTACCACTTGATGTACAACCTGTGGAAGAGGTGGTTTTGGAGTTTACGCAGCGGGGCTACGTCAAGCGATCGGCAAATGGTCAACGTGCGAGTAGAAAATCGAAAGCAGAAAATGGTAATTCTGAGTATGATTGCGTGATTCAAACTCAAACTGCCAAAACCGACCAAACATTGCTTGTATTGACTAGTAGCGGTAAAGTGTTTCCGGTACAAGTCGGCGAAATTCCTGCATCGGTACGCGGAGAAAAGCGTGGTAGTCCATTGATTGGCTTGCTTCCTAACTCGGCGGCTACAGAAACCGTCGTGTCGCAATTCTTATTGCCCGACGATCCAGAAAACACCCAACTCGTCTTGTTAACGAAATTAGGAAAAATTAAGCGATTGGCAATGACAGAGTTTTTGAGTATTACCAATCGTGGTTTGACGATCGTCAAATTTAAAGACGATGATGAGTTGTTATCAGCCCTTGTCGTGCAACCTGAGCAAAATTTGGTTCTCGCTACAGTTGGTGGAAGATTATTGCGTTTTCCTGTGAATGACGAACAATTGCCCATTATGGGGCGTACTGCGGTGGGTTTACAAGCATTGCGGCTACGCAAACAAGAGAAGTTAGTCGGTGGGGTGGCGCTCAATAACTTAGGTGATAATGTCTTGTTGGTTTCGCAATCAGGATTGGCAAAACGAGTATCAGCAAGTACGCTACGCCAAGGAAATCGCGGTGATATTGGCACGCAGGCGATACAGTTTACCTCTAAATCGGATGCTTTAGCAGGAATGGTGTTAGCGACAGAGGAGGTGGCTTTGGTGACAAGTACGCAAAGAGTTGTGCGGATACCTGTCAATCAAGTGACGGTTCGAGGTAAAGATGGCGCAGGCGATCGCATCGCAGAATTGAATCCTGGAGAGAAGGTGATTGAGGTAGTGGCAATTGATTAA
- a CDS encoding response regulator: MKTVLIVEDDFTNARVFSKILTKRGGLGVKHTENVEEVMKIAAAGEADIILMDVSLSRSMYQGKAVDGIKITQMLKANAQTAKLPIILVTAHAMEGDRESFLKQSGADGYISKPIVDHQQFIEQILALLPKD, translated from the coding sequence ATGAAAACTGTATTGATTGTGGAAGACGATTTTACTAATGCACGGGTTTTTTCCAAAATTTTGACTAAACGCGGTGGCTTGGGTGTCAAGCATACTGAAAATGTCGAAGAAGTGATGAAAATTGCTGCAGCGGGAGAAGCCGACATCATTTTGATGGATGTTTCCCTCTCGCGGAGCATGTACCAAGGCAAGGCCGTTGATGGTATTAAGATTACCCAAATGTTGAAAGCTAATGCACAAACTGCCAAACTGCCGATTATTTTGGTGACAGCACACGCGATGGAAGGCGATCGCGAGAGTTTTCTCAAACAAAGTGGCGCTGACGGCTACATTTCTAAACCCATTGTTGACCATCAACAGTTTATTGAGCAAATTTTGGCATTGCTGCCAAAAGACTAA